AGCGTTAGCAAGAGCCAGGCTATCGACCTCTCTCAGCCATTCAAACTCTTTTATAGATAAAACGGACACAGCCGAAACACCTGGCAAAATAGCTTTTTTGCTCCATATTAGGATATATACGATATTTATAGGCTCTTAGCATGATCTCACCTCGCTTTTGCCCTACTGAATGGTTATTTGTGTCTAGCAGCATCTTCATAACACTACTTATAGCCTACACCACTGAGTAGATAAAAACAAGATTTATCGCCTATTGGCGACAAGCTATCCATCCCCACCTTTCGCCTTTGGCTTAGAAGATGGGGAATTCCGCTTGACCTGTTAAAACAGGGACAGTGCGACTTTTACTAC
The nucleotide sequence above comes from Dethiosulfovibrio salsuginis. Encoded proteins:
- a CDS encoding helix-turn-helix domain-containing protein; the encoded protein is MKMLLDTNNHSVGQKRGEIMLRAYKYRIYPNMEQKSYFARCFGCVRFIYKRV